The sequence gcacctaacaacagtgccctaaaatacatgaggcaaacaccggcaatactgaagggagacacctctacaataatagttggggacttgaatacaccactctcatcaataatagaacatctagacagaagatcaataggaAAGAGAAAATTGGAATAATACGGTAAGtgaactaaacctaacagacatatacagaacactgcaccccaaaacagaagcatattcatttcttctcaagtgcacaggcTTGAGAAGAAATGAATAGACCACCCgttgtgtcacaaaacaagtctcaataaattcaaagatattaaaattatacaaagcatcttctgtgaccataatggaaaggagcagaaaatcaataacaggcagagaactggaaaatccacaaatatatggaagttaaatagcaTACACTAAAcattcagtgggtcaaagaagaaattgcaagagaaatcaataaacacctcaagatgaatgaaaatgagaacacacacATCAAAATTCATGGGATGGGGTGAAGACAGTGCCGAGAGGAAATTCATAGCCCTAAAGGTTTacattaaaaattgagaaaattacATTTCTCccaaaaggatataaaaataactaaaaagcacatgaaaagatgctcaacatcactagctattagggaaaaggaaatcaaaaccacaatgagatcaattcacacccagtagaatggctaccaccaaacaaacaaaactacaagtgttgagaaggatatggagaaataggaatgctcactctttgctggtgggaatacaaaatcatacaactgctgtggaagacagtttggtgattcatcaggaagataagtatagaattaccatatgattcagcaatcccactactatgtATACATccggaagaattgaaagcagggactcagatatctgcacactgatgttcatagaagcattattcccAACTGCCAAacgatggaagcaactcaagtgtccatcaactgatggatggttaaacaaaatgtggtatatacatacagtggaatattattcagccataaaaaggagtgaagtcctgatgcatgtagCAACATTGtcgaatcttgaggacattatgctgaatgaaataagccagacataaaaggacccATAtcgtatgacctcactgatataaactaattataataagtaaactcaatGAGTTAGAATCTCGAATATAGGCTACCAAGTGATagattgggggtagagaatgggaagtggattctcaatttgtacagaatttctatttccatcggttgtaaagttttggaaatggatggtggtgatggtagacattgtgagtttaattaacagcactgagttatataggtgaatgtggttataAGGGGAAATCTTGGGTCATGAATGTTGctagactaaaaattaaaagataaaacatagggctgtaaaacacagtgaaccctactgtaggcaatggactagagttaatagtacaactataagaatgttctttcatgaatgtaACAAATGTccgacactaatacaaggtgttaataatagggaggtatatgggggaaaatacacctaatattgACTATGGGCAACAGTTAAtcttactattttaataatcttttgtcgattgtaacaaaggtaacaactactgttaaaaaattgtacaattacaaaaaagtgttatcaattgtaacaaatgttccacatcaatgcaatgtgttggtggtggggtgatatatgggaatcctgtatgttttgcatgattgttttcaaacccacaacttctctaataaatttttttttttaaatcacagctgataatgtatcaatattggttcagtACTAGTAACACATGTACAATAGTAATATAATATGCTAACCATAGGGTGCAGGGTATGCAGAAAGTCTCTGTACTctccttgcaacttttctgtaaatctaaaactattctatgattaaaagtttattttaaaataacagcagattgtgaattaaatgatttttttctagaaaagTGATTTCAAACCTGAAAGTAGAACTCTAACATGTAACGAGCTTGAAAGTTGTTACTCCTGTCCTTACAAGTAAGAGCCAGAGAAACCAAAAAATCAACAACTTCTCTTGAACTCATCAGAGGACTGGTGTCTCTGGGCAAAGTCCCTCCCCGAAATATGAGTCCACTAAGTTTAGACAGTTTGGTATTGGGGCATGAATGGAGAGGCCgatgtaacagaaaaaaaaaaaatccagaaaaataccAAAAGCATGTGCAAATTTAATATACAACAAAGGTGGCATCTAAACCAGTAAAGAAACAATGCACCCTTTAAACTAGTGGTGTTGGAATAATGGGATCTCTTCCTCACAACATATATAAGAACAGATTCCAAATTTATCAGAGTTAAAAATGTAAGATATTAAATCATATAAGTACTGGAAGAAACATTCCTCTCTACCTTAAGAATGGGGAAAACTTTCCTAAGACTCAAAATCTAGAAGAAATAAggtaaaatatttatacattttatgtacaaacataaaatgaTTTTGTATGGCAAATTAAAAATTAGACAAAACACCATAAACAAAGTAAAATGACACATGACAAACTGGGAAAAATGTGTGCAACTTATACCAGGGAAAAAAAGGTTAATACCTCTAATATGTCCCTGAGataaaaagaacttttacaaagaataaagaagagcAAAGATCCTCTGGAAAATCAGCCAAAATATAAACTAACATTACACAGGAAAAGTGAAAACAGGAATGGTtcttaaacacatgaaaaagatgtGCAACCTTGCTAATATTAAGGgaaatgaaagttttaaaatgcacGGATAAACCATTTCTTCCGTAACAAACTGACAAAATTCAACGGTTTGGCAACACACTCTATTGGTGAGGCTGTGGGGAAACTTGCATTCTCGTACATTGATGGAGAAAATGCAAATGGTACAACCTTTTTCAGGGCCATTTGATTTCAGTGAGCAAAACTACATGTGTTTTTACCCTTTGACCAACTATTCAACATCTAGGGGTCAATCCCAAAGACAcactgataaaaataataaatgttatatCAGAAGCCCATTTGTTGCAGCCGTATTTGTAAAAGCAAGAGTAGAAACAACCGACGTGCCCATCAATCGAACAGTAGTTGAGTAAAATGTGGTGCATCCATATAATGGAGTACTCTACAGGTTTTGAAAGTAACAGGAATGTCTCTACATCACGCTATGGACTGGTCTCAAGGATAtatttttaagacaaaaaaaaaaaaaaaaaggcaacgtGGAGAAATGTATGTAGATTATGCTGCATTTAcctggaaggaggagggagagtaaTGAACATCTATCTCTCTGGTAACAGGTAACACTTCAGTTTCCCCATGCCTTTAGCCTTTAAGAAATCTGGTGAACACATTCCTGCATTGGCTTTGCTTATTCTGATATTCCAGCCACTCACCTTTATCCAACTTTAGCCATCTCCAGGAATGCACATtcttacatacatacacacatttgaCTATTCATTCTGCTCAAGATTTGTTCCAGAtctatccatttttaaattaaaaataatactttccTCCACATTTTAGGCTGTTCTTAGTCAGAAAACAGATGTCTTTTTTGGCTCTGCAGGGTTAGCAGGATCTACTTTGGAAGAAGTGGCTTTCTGGGCAAGGGTTAAAAGCAAGCAGAGTGCTGGAGCTGGCTTGTAGTGACTCGAAAGAACCGACTGTTAAATTTTCAGGGAGTTTGTGAGGCCATTATTAAAcacagctattattaaaaattaaattatataaacttacaatttCACAGATTATGTTGAAAACAAACATAATACATGCTTGGAACTCAACAATACCTAActatttttactatattttagtATTATCTAAGTTCTTGAGGTTATTTACATCTATTGTTGCTGAAGGGTGGAAAGACTAAATAACCGGTACATCATTGTGTGTCTCTTCCCAACTCTGCATTCAGTGGGATCACACTGGTAGCTTGTAATCAGTAAATGCTACAATTCAGAGCATGCCCCCAAAGCCACCACAGGGCAGTCTGTTGTTAAATTCTGGATGTAGCTGGAATATCCACCTTTGGCCAAGGAATTGCCCCATATGTTTAAAAAGGGTCTGAAAGCTATACACTCACCTgaaggcttttattttattttttaaaaatacattaaacattttacaaactcataaataaaaatatcaactaTTCAGTGCTCTACTGAGGCCTCCTCTTCTGGAGTTCCTGCTCAGGAGGGAGATGCACCCCAGATGTCCAACAGGCAGAGAAATGGAGCTGGCTGGCCTGGGTCGGAGAGAGGTGTTAACTGGCTGGAGTCCTCTATCTCCAGCAGGAGCTGTAAACAGACATGAAGGGGTCAGGGACAGGTCACatccaccccctcaccccccagctccctaccctaccccccccccccccacaatagAGGCCTCATCCTTCTTACCTGGACTATTACACAGAGCTCTTCCTCACTGATATCCCCATCTCCAGTCTGGCCTCCTCCAATCCTTCCATCACAGCCACCCCATTTCTCTTTGTCAAGCCCAGGGTCTCTGAATACACTCCTTCCTAGCTCTGAAATATTCCCTGGCTGCTCTCCACCCACAGTTGCTGGTCTAGACTGTAAGCCTGGCATGTGAGGCCTCTGTAGCCTCACCTCCCTCTGTTCCAGGAGTTCCTCTGGGGTAGTTTCCTTACTCACACACCACACTCCATCCACCATGTTGGTCGTAGAATGCCCAGCCTTCCCTCTCAGCCTCCCCAGGTGTTTACTCTACCTCAGACCTCCTCCAGCCCTTCCTCTCTGGCTCATCATTGAGACTTAGCGGCAAAACACAGCTCGTGAAGGCCTCCAGGCTTTCCATCTACTCTGGAAGGTCCCTGAAAGCAGGGACCAGACTTCCTTCCAGACAAGGCCCTCATCAAGGGCTCTGAATGCCCTTCCCAGACCATAGTGGACCACAGGGATCTGGCCAGACAGGCCTGGGTTGGAGATCTAGAGACCTGCTTCTCCCACTGACATGCTGCatgtccttgggcaagtccttgccactctcagggcctcagtttctttattcctTGACATCAggacaatggacatttgctgttgAGCACAAAGCTCAATAAACTGATGATTAAATGAACAATCCTCAACTCACATCTCAGAGGCCAGACTGAGAAGTTTGGGTGTCTGGGCCCAAAGAGGTTCAACCCACCAACCTTGATCACTCAGTTAGTTCCAGCTCCCCACAACACCCTCCCATTTTCCCACAGTCTCCATCCTGAATTCTCCTTTAAAGGAGTAGGTTACCTTGTGCACCACAGGGCTGTAGGAGGGAGATGGAGCCAGAAGGGACCTTGGGAGGGTCTCTCAGGGTCAACAGGGTCTCAGCTGCCTCCAGCTTCCGTTGCCACTCTGATGGGGCAGATACTGAAGCCTGGTCGAAGGCTCCAGGGACCTGCAAAGAAAGGGCATGACAGAAGGGGGGCTAGTAATCCACACCTCCCCCCACACTCCAAGTGCCTCTTCAGCACCAAGATCCCGCTTGGGCCCCACCCCCCCAGGCCATCTGCTCTTCCCTTATGCTATGCTTGGCCCCTCCCAGGGTTCTGGACCCCGCTTCTTTCGCAGAACCTGTGGCTGCAGTAGAGGAGGGTCGAGAGTGGCACAGGGCTGGAGAATCAGAGTTGACCATCTAGAAACAAGGAGAGGGGAGCTCGGGGATTAAACCTGCTGACAGACACATACCAGTAGACAGAGAAAGAGGGGGCAGGATTTGGTGCAAGTCCCTTCCCCCAATTGGCCTGTGTTCTTGTCTATACGTTTTTTCCTATATCTTTTCTGAGACACTAATTCCTCCCAAGTTTTCCCTTCCACGGCAACAGTGGGGATTATGAGAGATTGTAAGTGTCCATGTTTTGACCTGCAAAGCACCAGGAGAGATGTGTTTACTATCCCTGCCCAGGGTCTGGTTTCTTGACTTCATATTCCCGAGCTCCCATGGGGCTTGAAGGACGACCTTGGCTCATCTTTAAGAAGCTTTCTCTAATGGCCTCTAGGATGTCCCCTGGGCCTCTGTGGTCCCCACCATCATGGCCCTCCATTCCAGCAGGCCTTTTCTACCCAATCCATCTGTTTCATGTGGAattacagcattcattcattgaaggcctactatgtgccaagccttGTGACTTAAAGTCATTTCTCCAAAACTGTCTCACAAATAGGAATGGCAAAGCTGGGAAAAGCCTGCCTTGCCTGTTCATCTGTGAtgccttcttctcctcctcctcctccttcttctatCTCCCATGGCATCCAGCACAAAGTCAAGCACACAATAATACTACATACAACTATCtctgtgctctctctctttctactcACGAGCTGGGCAGGTCAGGAGGCCCATGGGACTCCCCAGAAGGAGGAACAGTTAGTTGCTGATTCAGGAGCACTGGAGTCCCAGGCAGAGACAAGTGTTCTGGGGTCTGGTTAAGTAACAGGGAGCTCTCCTGCAGGGAAGGAGATAGAACACAGGTTGGAGTCAGGTACCAGGCCAGTCATGGAGAAGGAGTGGACATGTTTGGGGCTGGGGATAGGAGCTCAGAACGTCAGAGCTGGGAAAACCTTAAACACCAGCCAGTACCCCCCTATATTCTGCAACTGGGGAAGTCTAGACCCAGGGAGAAGTGATTTTCCCACTTAGGGCACATAGCAAGCCAGCGGTAGCGTTGGGGATGGAACCCAGGTCTTCAGGGCACAGAAGAAGGGCTGTGGGTAGTGGCTGGAGTGGGAGCCTCCCCCTCTGGGCCCAGACTCCTTTACCTCCCTGGGGGTTACCTGGGAGTGGGCCTCAGGCTGGAGCACGATGTTTTTCTTCCCAGCTGTGAAAGACCAGGGATAGCTTTGGTGAGGCTTTTCCTCTgacccaaccccaccacccccacccacaaTTTGAGGTCTCATCCCCTCCTGAACCTTTTCTACCCCCAGATCTCTCCTCCCTAACTACACTTGGTAGATAATTGTGATGCCATTTTATAGCTGGGGAGGTTAAGGCCCAGGAAGcataagaaacttgcccaaggccacaccaTAAGGTCATGGTAAGAACTGCTCATGCTTCCTACATCCAAATCCGGGTTCCCTCCCTGGCCAGAGACACTCACTGAAGACTTCTGCTTGGAGGGCCAATTTCTTGACACAGCTGTGAGCTTCAGGAGGGTCGGCTCCATTCATTATCTGCCCCTGATCCAGGTGTCTCTTTAGCTGTGCCCCCTGCTCCCTCTTCAAGGAACCCGCAGCAGTGAAGACCCTTTGGTGTCCCCTAGAGCAGGAGATTGCAGATCTATGTTCAGTCTTATTTAGAGGAGGCCTGTCCGCCTCCCCTCACCAGGGACCGGGATACTCACGAGAGGAGGGCACACTTGTAACATTCGCAGGGCTGGGAGGGGCAGAAGCACTTGTGGTCCCTCATTTGGGCAGTGATGCCATGGTTGTGGCACTGGGCATGGCGACATACAGCTCTTCTGGGGGCCAACTCAATACCCCATGGGGCTCCTATCTCACTCCCTGTGGTGCAGTAGGAGGTGCAGCAGGACACAGCAGGTATTTCATCGGATTCCATGTTTCTAGGGCCAGGAGTGGAGGTCAGGATGACAATGACTCACCCTCCCCAACACGATTTCTCTGCCCTCAAAGCACCCCATCTGCTCACCATTGGACTCTGATTGCACCCTCCCATCTTCTCCCATGACTTTCTCCAACCTTTGTCCTGCCTCTTTCCTCATGTAGCCTCTTTCCTAGGTGGCTCCACCCATGCATAGCCTCATCCCAAGAAACTCTTGGCCTGGGtcctatattcttttaatctaatAATTATTCTCCTTGGCTTACCTTCACTCCTCATAGATCCCATTTTCAGGCATACACATGCACTCACGCACTCTTGTGTTCCCTTCAACAATTACTGCACCCTTTCTTGTGTATCATCCTGCACTCTGCTAAACCCAACTATTATTCCTGGCATCACCTTCAACAATTGTCTTCCTAACTTCCTACGATCATTCACTCCCTATGCGTGATTTCATGCCACCTGCACTCAATTCTGTTATCGTTCTCAGGAATGTCCTATACTGACTGAACTTTCCCTTCATGCTCCTTTCTGATTTTTCCCTTGCACCCCATTTTAATCTTACTCTGTTCCCCCCTTTAAGCACTCCATGAAATCATATTATTCTCATGGGTCCCCAGCCcccttttataattatttccattcacttcttcattctttctaggaacaaaaacagatatttgttgaagtccctaccatgtgccagacactgatgTAGCTAACAGCCTTCTCCTCACTGTGTTAATTGTTCTCTTACACCAACATGCCCTCTCTGCTTCCATACACATCCACCTTCATTCCATCCACAGCACtcccccccgccacacacacacatacccttcCATATTCCTCTCCGCACTTCAACAATTATGCTTGAACACACcatcacacccccaggaatgcaCTGCCTCCTCAGACAGCCCAGTCATTCACTGCCCCCACCTCAGAAAAAAGGCAGTGCATGAGCCCTGCCTCAGGGTCCAGGGTCCAGGATCCAGGATCCAGAGGCCATAGAGCCTGTCAGAGGGGACAGGGCAAGGGGTCCTCCGTAAGGGGTCCACCGCACGATAGGGGGTGGCGGCAAGTTTGGAGTCAGAGCGAGACCTCTGAGACGGTAGCGGTACCCCgctgaggaagaggagaggagaagaggtGGGGATCTGGtgcaagagggagggagggaggaaagaagagactTGTGAAGTGAAGGGCTATTCCTAGTGCCTGCCTGCAGTTACCCCAGCCTTCAGCAGGTCGGAATCAATCAGCCTGGACGAGGAGGAGGAGTGGGAGAGCAAGAGACCTGAGGGAAGACACAACGCTCGCTCCCTTTCCCGCCCTTTCCATTAAAGCCAATGAGCTTCCAGTGCTGCCTTCCCACCTTCCACCGCTGTGGCCAGCAACCAGTGAGCTTTGGGATCCACCGCCGCAGtcccgccacccccccccccgcccccccttcTCCTGCCCACTTGTCCTCAGGCACGCATTACTAGGCcagccaaaagcacatgaaattaACTTGAGCTTTGTGCCTCTTTCCAGACTTGTCCCCCTCGGGGTGTGAAATGCTTTATGTGtatgcattttttctctttttaaatatttatatatataataaaataataatcttataaatataataaaaacatttttaaatataaatatttcaaaattatattaaaataataaataataaataccttttaattattttttcctatattaga is a genomic window of Choloepus didactylus isolate mChoDid1 chromosome X, mChoDid1.pri, whole genome shotgun sequence containing:
- the LOC119522203 gene encoding doublesex- and mab-3-related transcription factor C2-like, with amino-acid sequence MRYHSSYEGANTQQAPRPCEWSSSPHLDRTETQNRMNSTEQTPVLLKLMFYDAGGESDSPGQEVEGECDVQIPTSSPLLFLSGVPLPSQRSRSDSKLAATPYRAVDPLRRTPCPVPSDRLYGLWILDPGPWTLRQGSCTAFFLRNMESDEIPAVSCCTSYCTTGSEIGAPWGIELAPRRAVCRHAQCHNHGITAQMRDHKCFCPSQPCECYKCALLSGHQRVFTAAGSLKREQGAQLKRHLDQGQIMNGADPPEAHSCVKKLALQAEVFTGKKNIVLQPEAHSQESSLLLNQTPEHLSLPGTPVLLNQQLTVPPSGESHGPPDLPSSWSTLILQPCATLDPPLLQPQVPGAFDQASVSAPSEWQRKLEAAETLLTLRDPPKVPSGSISLLQPCGAQAPAGDRGLQPVNTSLRPRPASSISLPVGHLGCISLLSRNSRRGGLSRALNS